The sequence CGGGCGGCTTCTTCTGTGCGAAACTGGAGGTGACCGGATGAGCGACGGAGGCGGGGCAGGCGGCGGGAGCAAGCGCGGGAACGGCAGCGAGGGCACCGGCGAGGCCGAGAACCGCCCCCACCGCTTCGACCGCCTGCCCGCCACGGCCAGCGAGCGGACGGTGCCGAACCGGCCGACCCGCGCGGCGGTGCTGGAGTGGTTCGAGGAGCGGTTCGGCATCCCGCCCGGGACCTTCGAGGGATACAGCTTCTGGGAGCGGGGTGCGGGGAAGATATGGTGTCTCGCGGAAGTTGACACACCGGAGCCCGACGCCGTCGACGTCGAGGCCCTGGGGATGACGCTTCTCAGGACCCGCCAGGAGCACTGGAAGCCGACGATGGCCGGCGTCCAGAAGTTCGGCGGCCACGCCACTCGAAATGTTCTGGAACTCGACGACGAGCGCGCCCGACGGTTTCTCGCCGGCGAGGAACAGGAGGTCGAGTGGGAGGGCGACTGGGGGTATCTGATCATCGCTCACGAAATCGCGGGCGGCGTCGAACCGCTCGGGGTCGGCCTCTACACCTACGGAACGCTGCGCTCGCAGGTCCCGAAGGGGCGGCGCCGTGAATTGGAAAAGTGAGGTACCGCCTGACGGTGGTGTTTGATTAAACAGTCTTGCTGTCGGGAGTACTGAGAACAGCAAGAAAGCCCCGACTGGCTCCGCTCCCGCGCCTCGCTGTCACCGAAAGAGCGCTGCGCGCTCTTTCGAGATGAGCGCGGGACTCCGTCCCGCGAACCATGCGAACGGCAGCTTCGCTGCCGTGAGCAGATGACGAGAGAGCTTCGCTCTCTCGAACCACGCGCGCTCACGGTGCTCGCGTGCTTGCGTCACCGGGAGAGCGAAGCTCTCCCGAGCCCGCGGCGCGACGCGCCGCGGACGGCGGGGTTCGCGGAGCCAGCCACCCCTTTCAGTCCCGCCCAAGTCGGCTGTCCAGGCCGGGCGGGACTGAAAGGGGCCGGCGGCTCGCCGAGCGAGACAACGCAAGCACCGCAAGGAGCGGAGCGACTGAGGAGCGCAGCGAGTCGCAGCCGGCGAGCCGCCGGGGGCTTTCTTACTGGAATCAATCCTGGTTCTGCTGAAGTAAACGCCATCTGAGTGAGGCACACAAGACAGTTAGCCGTTCGAGGGAAGCATTCGCGCATGTGCCTGCCCTCCAGGCGCTCGGTGCTCTGCGGCCTCGGGTCGGTAGCTGCCGCCGGACTTGCGGGATGTATCGAAGCCAGGCCCAACGACACTTCCGGCACCGCCAACGACGACCTGGAAGGGAGCACCACCTTCCACACCTCCATCGAGGTTCGCAACGAGGACGACAGGGCCTACACCGTGACGGCCGTCATCCGGCAGAGCGGCGAGCGCGTCCGCGAGGCCAGCACGCTCGCCAGCGCGGGCACGACCCGCGAGGTCGGTGTCGGCTCGCTCAAGCCCGGCGTCTACACTCTCGTCGTTCGCCTCGATTCTGGGGAGAGGGCCCGCACGGGACTGTCGGTTCGGGAAGATAGTGGTCGGGATCGTACAGTGGTGATCGACGAGTCCGGCGAGGCCCGCTTCCCCTGACCTACAGCGGCTCCTCGCCCTCGATGATCCGCTCGGCGCGGTCGGCGAGTGCGGGAACCCGCTCGCGCATCTTCGGGTACATCGGGTTGTCGGCGTTGCCCTCCAGGTGGCGCCGGAAGAACATCTCGCCCAGCCCGGCGAGCTTGTAGACCGCGAGCGTCCGGTAGAAGCGGTCGTTGTCGTAGTCGAGGCCGGTGCGTTCCTCCCACCGCGCGACCAGTTCCTGGCGGGTCGGGAAGTCCTCGTGTTCCATGAAGCGGGTGACGAGTTCGGGCAGCACGGGCTCGGGGTCTTTCGCGTCCCGCCAGTAGGAGAGCATCCAGCCCAGGTCGAAGAAGGGGTCGCCGAGCGTCGACATCTCCCAGTCCAGCACGGCGTTGAGCCGCGGGGGGGTGCCCGGCGCGAACATGACGTTGTCGTGTTTGTAGTCGCCGTGGACCAGCGTGTGGGGGTACTCTTCGGGGGTGTTCTCGCTCAGCCACTCGCCGACCCGGTCCAGCGCGGGCACCTCCCGCTCCTCGCGGGTGACCTCGAAGGCCCACTCCAGTTGCTCGTGCCAGCGGTCGACCTGCCGTTCGGTGTACCCCTCGGGGTAGCCAAAGTCCTCGAGGCCGACGGCCTCGACGTCGACCTGGTTGATCTTCGCGAGCGTGTCAACCAGTTCCTCGCCCACCTTCTGCCGGCCCTCGGGGGTCTGGAACCGCTCGGGGACGCCCGCCCGCGGGACGTCGCCGGGGACCCGCTCCATCACGTAGAAGTCGGAGCCGATGATGTCGTGGTCGTCGCAGCCGACGATGGTCTCGGGCAGGGGGACGTCGGTGCCTTGGAGCGCGCTCATCACCTCGTACTCCCGGAGGACGTCGTGGGCGGTGTCGGCGGTCTCGCCCGGCGGCGGCCGCCGGATGATGAACTCCCGGTCGCCCCACTCGACGGTGAGCGTCTCGTTGGAGTTGCCGCCCTCGTGGCGCTCGACGCTGTAGCTGTCTGTCGGTCCGAGTTCCTCCTCCAGAAAGGCCTGGAGCTTGTCCACGTCGACCAGGCGCTCGAAGTAGTCGTCGGCTTCTGCCATGGTGCTCTCTCCACGGTGGATGCATGAAAATGTGTGGGGTTTGGCCACACACACCCGCAGACGAGCATCGTTCGCGCGGGCCGCGACCCGTGGTATCACCCCTCGCGAATCGGCGTCGAATTTCCGGCGCTGACGCGCTGATGCCGTTGCAAGCGGACGATACAGCAATTTTTATCCGGCCATCCACGCCTCCTCTAGACGATGACGAATCTCGTCACCGACGTCGCGGAGACGGTCGACGCGTATCCCGACCAGCCGGCGGTCTCCTTCCGGGGCCGGGAGATGACCTATGAGCAGTTCTGGCACCAGACCGGTCAGCTCGCGAAGGCGCTGACCGACGCCGGCCTGGAGCCCGGCGACCGTGTGGGTGTGTACCTCCCGAACCTCCCGCAGTTCGTCGTCTCCTACTACGGCGTGCTCCGTGCGGG comes from Salinirussus salinus and encodes:
- a CDS encoding DUF7122 family protein, whose translation is MSDGGGAGGGSKRGNGSEGTGEAENRPHRFDRLPATASERTVPNRPTRAAVLEWFEERFGIPPGTFEGYSFWERGAGKIWCLAEVDTPEPDAVDVEALGMTLLRTRQEHWKPTMAGVQKFGGHATRNVLELDDERARRFLAGEEQEVEWEGDWGYLIIAHEIAGGVEPLGVGLYTYGTLRSQVPKGRRRELEK
- a CDS encoding phosphotransferase family protein is translated as MAEADDYFERLVDVDKLQAFLEEELGPTDSYSVERHEGGNSNETLTVEWGDREFIIRRPPPGETADTAHDVLREYEVMSALQGTDVPLPETIVGCDDHDIIGSDFYVMERVPGDVPRAGVPERFQTPEGRQKVGEELVDTLAKINQVDVEAVGLEDFGYPEGYTERQVDRWHEQLEWAFEVTREEREVPALDRVGEWLSENTPEEYPHTLVHGDYKHDNVMFAPGTPPRLNAVLDWEMSTLGDPFFDLGWMLSYWRDAKDPEPVLPELVTRFMEHEDFPTRQELVARWEERTGLDYDNDRFYRTLAVYKLAGLGEMFFRRHLEGNADNPMYPKMRERVPALADRAERIIEGEEPL